The nucleotide window TAGGCATGCTGCTGCTGTGCGTGCTGGCTATGCTGGTGCAGGTACTGGTCAACAACAAGTACCTGGGACACTTTATCATGATCCTGTACTACGCCTTTAACCTGTTTCAGGGCACGCTGGGGCTGGAGCACAACCTGTATTCCTTCAACGGAGCCCCCAACACGCCGTACTCAGCCATGAATGGCTACGGGCATTTCGTGGGGCCGTTCCTGACCTTCAAGCTGTACTGGGCGGCGTTTGCCGTGCTGCTGGCCCTGGGCAGCGCCCTACTCTGGCCCCGGGGCACCGAAACGCGCTTTTCTTGGCGCTGGCAGCAGGCCCGCTTTAGCTTGTCGCCGGCCTTGGGCATAGTTGCTGGGTTGGCACTGCTGGCGTTTGCGGGGTTGGGTGTCTATATTTTCTATAATACCAACATCCTGAATGAGTACCGCACCTCCGACGACAACGATGCCCTGGGTGCGGCCTTTGAGCGCAAGTACAAGCACTTCGAAAAAGCCCCCCAGCCCCGCATAACGGCCGTGCAGGTGAACGTGGACATCTTTCCCCAGGAGCGCGACGTGCGCTTCCGGGGCTCCTACTGGCTGCTCAACCGCACCCGGCAGCCCATCGACTCGGTGCACCTGGTGGGCGCGGCCGAGGCTGAGGTAAAGCAGCTGGCCCTGAGCCGCCCAGCCCAACAGGTGCTGCACGACCAGGTGGGTGACGTCGACTACCGCATCCTGCGCCTGACCCAGCCTCTGCAGCCCGGCGACTCCGTGCAGCTGAACTTCGACTTAGCCTACACCAACCCCGGCTTCAAGAACAGCGGCTCCAACACCAGCATTGTGGAAAATGGCACGTTCGTCAATTCCCAGATGCTGCCCCACATCGGCTACCAGCCCGAGGCCGAGCTGTCCGGCGACGACACCCGCAAAGAGCAGGGCCTGCTCCCCAAGCCGCGCATGGCTCCCGTGGGCGACTCGGCGGCCCGCATGAATACCTACATCGGCAACGACGCCGACTGGATCCGGTTTGAGGCGACGGTGAGTACCTCACCCGACCAGGTGGCTATTGCCCCGGGCTACCTGCAGCGGGAGTGGACGGAGAAAGGCCGGCGCTATTTCCACTACAAGATGGACGCGCCCATCCTCAACTTCTACTCCTTCCAATCGGCCCGCTACCTGGTGTACAAGGACCGTTGGAAGGAGGTGCCCATCGAAATCTACTACCACCCGGGCCACGAGTACAACCTGAAGCGCATGGCCCAGGGCGTGAAAAAAGGCCTGGAGTACTACACCGCGCAGTTTGGGCCCTACCAGCACCGGCAGGTGCGCATCATCGAGTTTCCGGGCTACTCCTCGTTTGCCCAGAGCTTCCCCAACACCATTCCCTTCTCCGAAAGCATCGGCTTTGTGGCGGAGGTGGACTCTACCGACCCCAAGGACATCGACTACCCGCTCTACGTGACGGCCCACGAGGTGGCGCACCAGTGGTTTGCCCACCAGATTATTGGGGGCAACGTGCAGGGCGGCACGCTGATGTCGGAAACCCTGAGCCAGTACGGCGCCCTGATGGTGATGAAGCACCTCTACGGCCCTGACAAGATGAAGAAGTTTCTGCGCTTTGAGCTGAACTCCTACCTGACGGGCCGGGGCTTCGAGCGGAAAAAGGAAGTGCCGCTGTACCTGGTTGAAAACCAGCCCTACATCCACTACCGCAAGGGCTCCTTGGTGATGTATGCCCTGCAGGATTACCTGGGCGAGGACGCGGTAAACAGCGCCATCAAAGAGTACCGCGACAAAGTAGCCTACCAGCGGGCTCCGTACACCAACTCGGTAGAGTTTATCGGCTACCTGCGCAAGCACACCCCCGATTCGCTGCAATACCTCGTGACGGATTTGTTTGAGCGCATCACCCTCTATGAAAACAAGGTAGACTCGGCTTCTTACCGCAAGCTGCCCAACGGCCAGTACCGCGTGCAGTTCACGGTGGATACCAAGAAGGTCTACGCCGACTCCCTGGGCAACGAAACCGACGCCACCAACGCCCGCGACCTGATTGAAGTGGGCGTATTGGGCCGCAAAAAAGTGAACGGCCAGTGGCAGGATGTGCCCATGCTGGTGCAGAAGCGCCACCTGCGCCCCGGCCGCAACCGCCTGGAGTTTACCGTGCCCCAAAAGCCGGAACGCGTGGGCATCGACCCCTTCAACAAGCTGGTGGACCGCAACCCCGACGACAACGTGAAAGCGCCCGAGGAAAAGAAGGTATAGTGCCTGATCTGAACCTCTCCCGGAGCCCGGTCGTTCTGCGACCGGGCTTCTTGTTGGTGCGGCGGCCCAACTGCGGGCAACTCAAATCCGTAGCCTCACCCAAAGCCGGGCGGCGCGCAAGTTTGGCCCGACTTCTGCAAAGCGCCTTTGTACGGGCGGTTGCCCTCTTCCTCAGCCTTTCTCCATTTCGATATGAAACGTTTCGTCCTTCTCGCCCTCGCCTCTGCCCTCAGCTTTTCCGCTGCTCAGGCCCAAACCAAAATCAAGACCAAAGCCAAGGATGAAGACGCCTCGGTGAAGTCGAAAAGCACGGCCGGGCCGGTAGTGCTGGACGGGCCCATCAAGCGCGTGGAAACCTTGTCCGGCATCGACGTGTACCCCAACAGTAGCACCAACACTATCCTGCTGAGCTTTACCCAGCAGTTCACGGTGCCCGGTACGCTGGTGATGACCAATTACAAGAACGAACCGATTTATACCACTGCCCTGGACCCGCAGACTAACACCGGCCAGCCCGTGGACCTGGGCCGCATTCCGGCCGGCACCTACCTGGTAGAAGCCAAAACCGGCAACTATGTGTACTGGAAGAAGGTGCGCATCAAGTACCCCGCCGTATCGAGCAGCAGCACCAAAAACAAGCGTAGCCGCCGCTAGAGCGTGGTTTCAGAAACAGTCATGCTGAGCTTGTCGAAGCATCTCTACCGCTTCGTTGCAATGCTATTCAGAAGAAGCGGTAGAGATGCTTCGACTTCGCTCAGCATGACGTCCCAGAGAACTTCCAGTGCCTCCGCTGCCGCCCGGTAGCGGAGGCATTTTTTTACTGATAATTTCTGCCTGACCGGCTTTTCCCGTTTTTCCCGCAGATTGCGGCCTCAAGTGCCGCTCCTTCCCTCTCGTTTTTCTCCTTCTATGAAAACGCATTTTAGTCGTTTCCTTTTCCTGCTGGTGCTGCTCACGACTTTTACCGCCCTGGCAGCGCCCAAGCCTAAGCTCAAGAAAACCGCGCTGGCTGGCGGAATCACCGTGGGTGTGCCGGAGGGCTTTACACCTTTGCCCGACGAAGGCATTGCCGCCAAGTTTCCGGCCCCGCGCAAGCCCTTGGCCGTATTCACCGACCGGGCCGGCCGCGTGGATCTGAGCGTGGCCCAGAAGGAAACGCCCTTCGGCAGCGGCGACTATGGCCTGTTGCTGAAAATCTACAAGGCCAGCATTCAGAACATGTACACGAAGGTGACGTTCCTCACGGAAGACATCCGCACCATCAACAAGCGGGACTTCATCGTGCTGGAATTCACCTCCGAGGTAGCCGACACCCGCCGCAACAGCAACCTGGCGCCCATCCGTAAATATCAGCTGGTGCAGTACGCCATTGAGGGCAAAACCCTTACCGTTTTCACCTTCAATGCCCCAACTGAGGAACAGGCCCGTTGGCAGCCCGTGGCCCAGGCCGTAATGAGCAGCATATCGATGAAATAAGCGGTGAAACGGTGAGTTGCTGTCCTGTCAGTCCGCCAACCCACCATTTCACTATCTCACCATTTCACCTTGTATGACTCTTTCCCTGTATTCTGATGAGCACTACATGCGGGAGGCGCTGAAGCAGGCCCGCTACGCGCTGGAGGAGGAGGAAATTCCAATTGGGGCAGTAGTGGTGATGGACCGCCAGATTATTGCCCGCGCCTACAACCAGACCGAAAAGCTGCGCGACGTGACGGCCCACGCCGAAATGCTGGCCCTCACGGCCGCCGCCAACCACCTCGGCAATAAGTATCTGCAGGACTGCACCCTCTACGTGACGGTGGAGCCCTGCGTGATGTGCGCCGGAGCCTCCTTCTGGGCGCAGGTGAAGCGCGTGGTGTACGGGGCCCCCGAAGACAAGCGTGGCTACCGCCGCTACGGCAACCTGCTGCACCCGCGCACTGAGCTGGCCACCGGCATCATGGCCCTGGAGTGCGCTGCCCTGATGCAGGAGTTTTTCGCCCGCAAGCGCAAATAGGCTACTTTTGGCTGCGTTGGTCGGCCGGTACCGCAACCCCGGCCGCCCTTCGGCGGTTATACCCTGAACTCGTTTCTTCTTTCACCCTAACCCTACATTGCTATGGCTTTTGAATTGCCCCAGCTTCCCTACGCCTACGACGCCCTGGAACCGCACATTGATGCCAAGACCATGGAAATCCACCATACCAAGCACCACCAGGCCTACGTCACCAACCTCAACAACGCCATTGCCGGCACCGAGCTGGAAGGCAAGAGCCTGGAAGAGCTGATGCACAATATTGCGGCGGCCCCCGCGGCGGTGCGCAACAACGGTGGCGGCCACTGGAACCACTCCCTGTTCTGGACGGTGCTGGCCCCCAATGGCGGCGGTGAGCCCACCGGCGCCGTAGCCGAAGCCATCAGCAGCGCGTTTGGCTCCTACGAGAAGTTCAAGGAAGAATTCACCAAAGCCGCCACCACGCGCTTCGGCTCGGGCTGGGCTTGGCTGTGCAAGCAGCCCGACGGCTCCCTGCAAATC belongs to Hymenobacter sp. J193 and includes:
- a CDS encoding M1 family aminopeptidase, coding for MFLEIFLFELRYRFKRPATYIYFVLLALMAGLFMLAVAGVFGVNVTIGGGSGKMLANSAYQINTILTVVSLFGVFITSAMMGTPVFRDFDHRTHSLYYTAPISKTGYLGGRFLGSFVVTVLVFLGAALGAWLATYWPTIEPERLGPNVAAAYLLPYLQLVIPNLLLSGAIFFTAATLTRSALAIYLGGVLFLVLYTISGTLQQDLDNDTLSTLLDPLGGSAIDLTQRYWTVAEKNTRLLPWSIWLVQNRLLWLGVAFTTLAACFAFFRFSFANKADSGPRPKAGALGVAEAAPNLTLPRATPRFTAGLAWAQLSRLLRLEFFGTVRSVYFIGIAGAGVLFLLVTGMQVGKMYGTNTFPTTPVVVELLASTFALFQLIIITFYAGELVWRERDAKINQIYDAMPMPAWVPFLAKLGALMLIQVVLLAVVMLCGLLLQTFKGYFNYELGLYVQELFGFRLVGMLLLCVLAMLVQVLVNNKYLGHFIMILYYAFNLFQGTLGLEHNLYSFNGAPNTPYSAMNGYGHFVGPFLTFKLYWAAFAVLLALGSALLWPRGTETRFSWRWQQARFSLSPALGIVAGLALLAFAGLGVYIFYNTNILNEYRTSDDNDALGAAFERKYKHFEKAPQPRITAVQVNVDIFPQERDVRFRGSYWLLNRTRQPIDSVHLVGAAEAEVKQLALSRPAQQVLHDQVGDVDYRILRLTQPLQPGDSVQLNFDLAYTNPGFKNSGSNTSIVENGTFVNSQMLPHIGYQPEAELSGDDTRKEQGLLPKPRMAPVGDSAARMNTYIGNDADWIRFEATVSTSPDQVAIAPGYLQREWTEKGRRYFHYKMDAPILNFYSFQSARYLVYKDRWKEVPIEIYYHPGHEYNLKRMAQGVKKGLEYYTAQFGPYQHRQVRIIEFPGYSSFAQSFPNTIPFSESIGFVAEVDSTDPKDIDYPLYVTAHEVAHQWFAHQIIGGNVQGGTLMSETLSQYGALMVMKHLYGPDKMKKFLRFELNSYLTGRGFERKKEVPLYLVENQPYIHYRKGSLVMYALQDYLGEDAVNSAIKEYRDKVAYQRAPYTNSVEFIGYLRKHTPDSLQYLVTDLFERITLYENKVDSASYRKLPNGQYRVQFTVDTKKVYADSLGNETDATNARDLIEVGVLGRKKVNGQWQDVPMLVQKRHLRPGRNRLEFTVPQKPERVGIDPFNKLVDRNPDDNVKAPEEKKV
- a CDS encoding T9SS type A sorting domain-containing protein, producing the protein MKRFVLLALASALSFSAAQAQTKIKTKAKDEDASVKSKSTAGPVVLDGPIKRVETLSGIDVYPNSSTNTILLSFTQQFTVPGTLVMTNYKNEPIYTTALDPQTNTGQPVDLGRIPAGTYLVEAKTGNYVYWKKVRIKYPAVSSSSTKNKRSRR
- a CDS encoding nucleoside deaminase, whose product is MTLSLYSDEHYMREALKQARYALEEEEIPIGAVVVMDRQIIARAYNQTEKLRDVTAHAEMLALTAAANHLGNKYLQDCTLYVTVEPCVMCAGASFWAQVKRVVYGAPEDKRGYRRYGNLLHPRTELATGIMALECAALMQEFFARKRK
- a CDS encoding superoxide dismutase; this translates as MAFELPQLPYAYDALEPHIDAKTMEIHHTKHHQAYVTNLNNAIAGTELEGKSLEELMHNIAAAPAAVRNNGGGHWNHSLFWTVLAPNGGGEPTGAVAEAISSAFGSYEKFKEEFTKAATTRFGSGWAWLCKQPDGSLQICSTPNQDNPLMPDTGCKGTPILGLDVWEHAYYLNYQNRRPDYIAAFYNLINWDEVNRRFSAAS